TCCCTCATCACCAAGACTTCCGCGCTGCCGGCCGGCCTCGCCTGCGGCCCGCTCGCGACTTTCCCCGAGCGCATCGTGCAATTCGGCGAGGGCAACTTCCTGCGTGCGTTCGCCGACTGGATGATCGACGAGCTCAACAGCCGCGGTCTCCTCCAGAGCCAGGTGCTCGTCGTGCAGCCGATCCGCCAGGGTCTCGCCGCGCAGCTCAACGCCCAGGACGGACTCTACACCGTGCTCGTGCGCGGCACCGAGAACGGCCAGGTCGTCGAGTCGCCGCGCGTCGTCACCGCGGTCCGCCGCGCGCTCGATCCCTATGCAAGCTGGGCGGAGCTCGTCGCCACCTTCGAGAGCAACGACCTGCGCTTCGTCCTCTCCAACACGACCGAGGCCGGCATCGCGTATTCCGCCGAGCCGCTCGAACCGACGAAATGCCCCGAGTCGTTCCCGGCCAAGATCGCGTCGCTGCTCCACGCCCGCTTCCGCGCCGTGCGCGGTCACCCGGAGCGCGGGCTGGTTTTCGTGCCCTGCGAGTTGATCGAGAAGAACGGCACGCAGCTCCGCGAATGCGTGTTGAAGCATGCGCAGGCGTGGGGCCTTTCCGCGGAGTTCGTCAAATGGGTCGGCGAGTCCAACGTCTTTCTCAACACGCTCGTCGACCGCATCGTGCCCGGTTACCCGAAGGCCGAGGCCGCCGACCTCGCGAAGAAATTTTCCTACCAGGACAACCTCATCGTCGCCTCGGAGCATTTCCACCTCTGGGTGATCGAAGGCCCGCGCGAGATCGAGCAGGAGCTGCCGTTCGCGCGCGCCGGGCTGAACGTCGTGTGGACCGACGACCTCACGCCCTACCGCAGCCGCAAGGTTCGGGTGCTGAACGGCGCGCACACCGGCTCCGTGCTCGCCGCCTACGCCGCCGGCGCCACGACGGTGAAGGAGATGATGGACGACGAACTCACCGCCGCGTTCGTCTACCGGCTCGTGTTCGACGAGATCGTGCCCTGCCTCGCGCAACCCGCCGAGGAGCGTCGCGCCTACGCCGAGGCCGTGCTCGAGCGCTTCCGCAATCCCTTCGTGCGCCACGAACTGCTTTCCATTTCGCTGAACTCCGTTTCGAAGTGGAAGGTGCGCGTGCTGCCCTCGCTGCTCGATGCCGTCGCCGCGCGCCGCGCCGTGCCACCGCTGCTGGCGTTCTCGCTCGCGGCATTGCTGTGGTTCTACCGCGGTCACCGCGAGCCCGACGGCCGCATGTTCGGCCGCCGCGGCGACGAGAAGTATCCGATCCGCGACGACGAGGCAGTGCTCGATTTCTTCGCGCGCGAGTGGGGCCTCGTCGAGGAGACGGGCGACCGCTTCCAGCTCACCAAGAACGCGCTCGCGCAAACCCAGTTCTGGGGCCGCGATCTCAACGAGGTGCCCGGCCTGGCCTTCGCGGTGTCGATCTCCCTCGAGCGCATCGCGACGCTCGGCATGCGCGAAACGTTGAAGAAGCTCGTCCTCGAAACCCCGCGCTCCTGAACCCGATCCCATGAACTCCGGCGTGCTCCTCATCCATCCGGCCGACAACGTCGCCATCGCGCTCCGCCGCCTCGCGGCGGGCACGACGGTCGAAGCGGGCGGTGCGTCGGTAACGCTCGCGACGGACATTCCGTGCGGCCACAAATTCGCGCGCGTTGCGCTCCGCGCCGGCGACCCTGTCCGGAAGTTCGGCCAGCCCATCGGTTCCGCTACGGTCGACGTGCCGGCCGGCGGCTGGGTGCACACGCACAACGTCCGCACCAATCTCGACGGCGTGCTCGACTACACCTACGCGCCGCAAGCACCCGCGCCGCTCCCGCGCGTCGAGGGCCGCACGTTCCTCGGCTACGCGCGCCCGAATGGCGATGTCGGCGTCCGCAACGAACTCTGGATCATCCCGACCGTCGGCTGCGTCAACGAGGTCGCGCAAGCGCTCGCGCGCAACCTCCGCGCCGCGGGCCTCCCCGCC
This window of the Candidatus Didemnitutus sp. genome carries:
- a CDS encoding tagaturonate reductase, yielding MTTLSRSLITKTSALPAGLACGPLATFPERIVQFGEGNFLRAFADWMIDELNSRGLLQSQVLVVQPIRQGLAAQLNAQDGLYTVLVRGTENGQVVESPRVVTAVRRALDPYASWAELVATFESNDLRFVLSNTTEAGIAYSAEPLEPTKCPESFPAKIASLLHARFRAVRGHPERGLVFVPCELIEKNGTQLRECVLKHAQAWGLSAEFVKWVGESNVFLNTLVDRIVPGYPKAEAADLAKKFSYQDNLIVASEHFHLWVIEGPREIEQELPFARAGLNVVWTDDLTPYRSRKVRVLNGAHTGSVLAAYAAGATTVKEMMDDELTAAFVYRLVFDEIVPCLAQPAEERRAYAEAVLERFRNPFVRHELLSISLNSVSKWKVRVLPSLLDAVAARRAVPPLLAFSLAALLWFYRGHREPDGRMFGRRGDEKYPIRDDEAVLDFFAREWGLVEETGDRFQLTKNALAQTQFWGRDLNEVPGLAFAVSISLERIATLGMRETLKKLVLETPRS